A genome region from Campylobacterota bacterium includes the following:
- the bcp gene encoding thioredoxin-dependent thiol peroxidase, whose product MLEVGTAAPDFCLSNQDDVEICSRDLRGKWIVLYFYPKDSTPGCTTEACEFSAAMDEYDDLGAIILGVSADSTKSHRNFIAKQNLGITLLSDPTTQMMQDYGVWALKKNYGKEYMGIVRSTYIIDPKGTVRAVWTNVKVKDHVAKVKEELATLQNG is encoded by the coding sequence ATGTTGGAAGTAGGAACTGCGGCTCCCGATTTTTGTTTGAGTAACCAGGATGATGTAGAGATATGTTCACGCGATCTGCGGGGTAAATGGATTGTGCTTTACTTTTATCCCAAAGATTCGACGCCCGGATGTACGACCGAAGCGTGTGAATTCAGTGCCGCGATGGACGAATACGACGACCTCGGGGCGATCATTCTAGGGGTAAGTGCCGACAGCACCAAATCCCACCGCAATTTCATTGCCAAACAAAACCTCGGCATCACGCTGCTCAGTGATCCGACGACGCAGATGATGCAAGATTACGGTGTGTGGGCGCTGAAAAAGAATTACGGGAAAGAATATATGGGAATCGTCCGTTCGACGTACATCATCGATCCTAAAGGGACGGTACGTGCGGTATGGACAAACGTGAAAGTGAAAGATCATGTTGCCAAAGTCAAAGAGGAACTGGCCACGCTGCAAAACGGGTGA
- a CDS encoding aldehyde dehydrogenase family protein → MDAHVWMGSTRTQPARYAERKSPYDGKVVSRWGVCGAEDALRALTIAEKAAKTARKTPLHRRCAWLNDVAARLRERREEFARVLCDEVGKPITYARIEVDRCIETITLSAETMRTMHGETINTDAMESGRSAHAYWRRESAGVIVAITPFNFPLNLVAHKLAPALVSGNAVVLKPTPEAPLCAYKLAELFIESPYAVPDALSVVYGDAEVGGTLVSSDIPRVVSFTGSVGVGNIITKNAGIKKVSLELGGNAATYIDADADLEYAAQRCAIGAFVNSGQVCISLQRIYVDASVYDAFAAKMAEATAALVVGSPYDEGTFLGPLINDEAAMRAMNWVESAIAEGARALTPPRREGRIFYPCVMADVTESMKIVCEEVFAPIVSLVKVEGIDDAVMRMNNSPYGLQFSVFTNNLSHVKKMIDECEAGGVVINDMPTLRFDIQPYGGVKLSGVGREGPRFAIEEFTEIKSIVIL, encoded by the coding sequence ATGGATGCACATGTATGGATGGGATCGACGCGGACCCAACCGGCCCGATACGCCGAACGGAAAAGTCCGTATGACGGAAAGGTCGTCTCCCGATGGGGGGTATGCGGTGCCGAGGATGCTCTGCGGGCCCTCACGATTGCCGAAAAAGCGGCCAAAACGGCCAGAAAAACTCCGTTGCATCGCCGGTGCGCGTGGCTCAACGACGTCGCGGCGAGACTTCGCGAGCGCCGTGAAGAGTTTGCGCGGGTGTTGTGCGACGAAGTCGGCAAGCCGATAACGTATGCCCGGATTGAAGTCGACCGATGCATCGAAACGATCACCTTGTCGGCCGAAACGATGCGGACCATGCACGGTGAGACGATCAATACCGACGCGATGGAGAGCGGAAGAAGCGCCCACGCGTACTGGCGACGCGAAAGTGCGGGGGTCATCGTGGCGATCACCCCGTTCAATTTCCCCCTTAACCTCGTCGCGCACAAGCTTGCCCCGGCATTGGTGTCGGGTAATGCGGTCGTCTTGAAGCCGACCCCAGAGGCGCCGTTGTGCGCCTACAAGCTGGCCGAGCTTTTCATTGAAAGCCCTTACGCCGTTCCCGATGCCCTTAGCGTCGTTTACGGCGATGCCGAAGTGGGCGGCACGCTCGTCTCCAGCGACATTCCGCGCGTCGTCAGCTTTACCGGATCGGTCGGGGTTGGGAACATCATCACCAAAAATGCCGGAATCAAAAAAGTGAGTCTGGAACTGGGAGGGAACGCCGCAACTTACATCGATGCGGACGCCGACCTCGAATATGCCGCGCAACGTTGCGCCATCGGCGCTTTCGTCAATTCCGGGCAGGTCTGCATCTCGCTGCAGCGCATTTACGTCGATGCATCGGTATACGACGCATTTGCCGCGAAGATGGCCGAGGCTACCGCCGCGCTTGTTGTCGGTTCCCCCTATGACGAAGGGACGTTTCTGGGGCCGCTGATCAATGACGAAGCGGCAATGAGAGCGATGAATTGGGTAGAAAGCGCGATTGCCGAAGGGGCTCGGGCATTGACGCCGCCGCGGCGGGAAGGGCGGATTTTTTACCCCTGCGTCATGGCCGATGTGACCGAATCGATGAAGATCGTGTGCGAGGAGGTATTCGCCCCGATCGTCAGTCTGGTGAAAGTCGAAGGGATCGACGATGCGGTGATGCGGATGAACAATTCCCCCTACGGATTGCAGTTTTCGGTCTTCACCAACAACCTTTCCCACGTCAAGAAAATGATCGACGAGTGCGAGGCGGGGGGAGTCGTCATCAACGATATGCCGACGCTGCGTTTCGACATACAGCCCTACGGCGGGGTGAAACTCAGCGGCGTTGGGCGTGAAGGCCCCCGTTTTGCGATCGAAGAGTTTACCGAAATCAAATCGATTGTTATTTTATAA
- a CDS encoding globin, with amino-acid sequence MLELKITDGVLGVRPPVTKPHPGFYFQVGEERFRKLVDDHYEMIRNSDISFLFPIHDEEDFAAAKKHAADFLIQICGGPDYFAQTRGEPRMVGRHAPFRIDEAARRRWLEFYAKLLPELENEGVSPEYIESFWNYLDVFSIWMINTPNH; translated from the coding sequence ATGCTGGAACTCAAGATTACTGACGGTGTTTTAGGGGTACGCCCGCCGGTGACCAAACCGCATCCGGGCTTTTATTTCCAGGTTGGGGAAGAACGGTTTCGTAAACTGGTCGACGACCACTACGAGATGATACGCAACAGCGACATTTCGTTTTTGTTCCCGATTCATGACGAAGAGGATTTCGCCGCAGCCAAAAAACACGCCGCCGACTTTTTGATCCAGATCTGCGGCGGTCCCGATTATTTTGCCCAGACGCGGGGGGAACCGCGGATGGTGGGCCGTCACGCACCGTTTAGAATCGACGAGGCCGCACGCCGCCGATGGCTCGAATTTTACGCGAAGCTCCTCCCCGAACTCGAAAACGAGGGGGTCAGCCCCGAATACATCGAGTCGTTCTGGAATTACCTCGATGTCTTCTCGATCTGGATGATTAACACTCCGAACCATTGA
- a CDS encoding DUF3373 family protein, producing MTQRIMVSVAAAAFLTTGATANDALLERFEKMEREMAALKAELNALKNENAKLSSRLSTPDADAPKTTVASSSKLDETLEEMQDQIDDLNKKTNNDNLKWGVDFRTSVDNLRYEMADGTTRKNDALFSNRLWLNMSYAANENISFTGQLAYNKIFGERSMASSSAPFEGFDWVSNESAYNDELRVRSAYFLYTDDEFFGADVPWTFSIGRRPSTEGHLINLRDDVDASSPLAHAINVEFDGMSAKFGTEEIVGLEGSYFKLCAGRGMSNAEPRFAAAPYSGEDALTSNNDMVGIIVVPYDDKQYSTGFQYTYAVNLIDTTTPSSTTMEAVGGLHTATAFAMVNGIGDGISDFLDDTTVFISGAMSRTDPDAGKQGMLGSTDAKTGYSYWIGTQFPSLISEEGRWGIEFNHGSNYWRPITYGEDTMIGSKIAARGDAYEVYFTEPLVDDILSFQLRYTYIDYDYTGSNGFFGSSSGTPTAIGDVSSGTSAVDKAQDIRAYLRYRF from the coding sequence ATGACTCAACGGATAATGGTTTCGGTAGCCGCCGCGGCATTCCTGACAACCGGAGCGACCGCCAACGACGCTTTACTGGAGCGGTTCGAAAAAATGGAAAGAGAGATGGCGGCGCTCAAAGCCGAGCTCAATGCGCTCAAAAACGAAAACGCCAAACTCTCTTCGCGGCTTTCAACCCCTGATGCCGACGCTCCCAAAACAACGGTCGCCTCATCGTCCAAACTCGATGAAACGCTCGAAGAGATGCAAGACCAGATCGACGATCTGAACAAAAAAACCAATAACGATAATCTCAAATGGGGGGTCGATTTCCGCACCAGCGTCGATAATCTCCGCTATGAAATGGCCGACGGAACCACCCGCAAAAACGATGCCCTTTTCAGCAACCGCCTATGGCTGAACATGAGTTACGCCGCCAACGAAAACATCAGCTTCACCGGTCAGCTCGCCTACAACAAAATTTTCGGCGAACGCTCCATGGCCTCCTCTTCGGCGCCGTTCGAAGGATTTGACTGGGTCAGCAACGAATCGGCCTATAATGACGAGCTCCGCGTCCGCTCGGCCTATTTCCTCTACACCGACGACGAATTTTTCGGCGCCGATGTCCCCTGGACGTTCAGTATCGGTCGGCGCCCCTCTACCGAAGGGCACCTGATCAACCTGCGCGACGATGTCGACGCTTCCTCGCCCCTGGCCCATGCGATCAATGTCGAATTTGACGGGATGAGCGCCAAATTCGGCACCGAAGAGATCGTCGGGCTCGAGGGATCGTATTTCAAACTGTGCGCCGGACGGGGAATGAGCAATGCCGAACCCCGTTTTGCCGCGGCTCCCTACAGCGGTGAAGACGCACTTACGAGTAACAACGACATGGTCGGCATCATCGTCGTCCCCTACGACGACAAACAATACAGTACCGGCTTTCAGTATACCTACGCGGTCAACCTTATCGACACCACCACGCCCAGCTCTACAACGATGGAAGCGGTAGGGGGGCTCCACACCGCCACTGCGTTTGCAATGGTGAACGGCATCGGAGACGGGATCAGCGACTTCCTCGATGATACGACGGTATTCATCAGCGGTGCAATGTCGCGGACCGACCCCGATGCGGGTAAACAGGGGATGCTCGGTTCGACCGACGCCAAAACCGGTTACAGCTACTGGATCGGTACACAGTTTCCCTCTCTCATCAGCGAGGAGGGACGCTGGGGGATCGAATTCAATCACGGTTCGAACTACTGGCGTCCCATAACGTACGGTGAAGATACTATGATCGGATCTAAAATCGCCGCACGGGGTGACGCGTACGAAGTCTACTTTACCGAACCCCTCGTCGACGACATCCTTTCGTTCCAGCTCCGTTACACCTACATCGACTACGACTATACCGGAAGCAACGGTTTCTTCGGAAGTTCAAGCGGAACCCCCACCGCGATCGGCGACGTTTCCAGCGGCACCAGTGCCGTCGACAAAGCGCAAGACATCCGCGCCTATCTCCGTTACCGTTTTTAA